A DNA window from Micromonospora sp. NBC_01739 contains the following coding sequences:
- a CDS encoding ParB/RepB/Spo0J family partition protein yields the protein MKNRPRGGLGRGLGALIPTGPAPDAGAGSAVIPAEASAAQAVEMAPVVPSPAPAIAPDPILSPVPGARFAEIPVDSIVPNPKQPRQVFDEEALEELKTSIREVGFLQPIVVRQLDDEKFELVMGERRWRAAQAVGRETIPAIVRDTRDDAMLRDALLENIHRANLNPLEEAAAYQQLLEEFGATHEELARRIGRSRPQISNTIRLLNLPAPVQRRVAAGVLSAGHARALLSLEDSEAQEQLALRIVAEGLSVRATEEIVALSLSEGTGKKEPAKRRAKPHAPGLDDLADRLSDRFDTRVKVDIGRSKGKITIEFATVDDLERIVDLIGVDRNQPEG from the coding sequence ATGAAGAACCGTCCTCGGGGCGGTCTGGGACGGGGCCTGGGGGCCCTGATTCCGACCGGACCGGCACCGGATGCCGGTGCTGGTTCTGCCGTGATCCCGGCCGAAGCGAGCGCGGCGCAGGCCGTCGAGATGGCACCTGTGGTGCCGTCGCCGGCTCCGGCGATCGCCCCTGATCCGATCCTGAGCCCGGTGCCCGGCGCACGCTTCGCCGAGATCCCGGTCGACTCGATCGTGCCCAACCCGAAACAGCCCCGGCAGGTCTTTGACGAGGAGGCCCTGGAGGAGCTGAAGACCTCGATCCGGGAGGTCGGCTTCCTCCAACCGATCGTGGTCCGGCAACTCGACGACGAGAAGTTCGAACTCGTCATGGGCGAGCGGCGCTGGCGAGCAGCCCAGGCGGTCGGGCGGGAGACCATCCCGGCGATCGTCCGGGACACCCGCGACGATGCGATGCTCCGGGACGCACTGCTGGAGAACATCCACCGGGCCAATCTGAACCCGCTGGAAGAGGCCGCGGCCTATCAGCAGCTGCTGGAGGAGTTCGGGGCCACCCACGAGGAGCTGGCCCGCCGGATCGGCCGCAGCCGACCGCAGATCTCCAACACCATCAGACTGCTGAACCTGCCGGCACCGGTGCAGCGCCGGGTAGCCGCCGGGGTGCTCTCGGCGGGGCACGCTCGGGCGCTGCTGAGTCTGGAGGACTCCGAGGCCCAGGAGCAGTTGGCGCTGCGGATCGTGGCCGAGGGCCTGTCGGTACGAGCGACGGAAGAGATCGTCGCGCTCTCGCTGAGCGAGGGCACCGGGAAGAAGGAGCCGGCCAAGCGTCGGGCCAAGCCGCACGCCCCCGGGCTGGATGATCTGGCCGACCGGCTCTCCGATCGCTTCGACACCCGGGTCAAGGTCGACATCGGCCGGAGCAAGGGCAAGATCACTATCGAGTTCGCCACGGTCGACGACCTGGAGCGGATCGTCGACCTCATCGGGGTGGACCGGAATCAGCCGGAGGGCTGA
- a CDS encoding D-alanine--D-alanine ligase family protein, with protein sequence MGAAAAEGTDVSGPTAEDLHVVVLAGGLSYERDVSLRSGRRVLDALRSVGVPAELRDADVALLPALAADPPDAVVIALHGATGEDGSLRGVLDLCGIPYVGCDARASRLAWDKPSAKAVLREAGIATPDWVALPHDRFSELGAVAVLDRIVDRLGLPLMVKPAQGGSGLGAAVVRDAGSLPAAMVGCFAYDPTALVERYVPGMDVAVSVIDLGDGPQALPPVEIVPRNGVYDYAARYTAGRTTWHTPARLEPAVAEAVGEVALAAHAALGLRDLSRVDLIVDAAGQPHVLEVNVSPGMTETSLLPLAVQAAGLDFGRVIGSLVARAAARR encoded by the coding sequence ATGGGTGCTGCCGCTGCCGAAGGAACTGACGTGTCCGGTCCCACCGCCGAAGACCTGCACGTGGTCGTCCTGGCCGGTGGCCTGTCGTACGAACGGGACGTGTCGCTGCGCTCGGGCCGCCGGGTGCTGGACGCCCTGCGGTCGGTCGGGGTACCGGCCGAGTTGCGCGACGCCGACGTGGCCCTGCTGCCGGCGCTGGCCGCCGATCCGCCGGACGCCGTGGTGATCGCCCTGCACGGGGCCACCGGGGAGGACGGCTCGCTGCGCGGGGTGCTCGACCTCTGCGGGATCCCGTACGTCGGGTGTGACGCCCGGGCCTCCCGCCTGGCCTGGGACAAGCCCTCGGCCAAGGCTGTGCTCCGGGAAGCCGGCATCGCCACCCCCGACTGGGTGGCCCTGCCTCACGACCGGTTCAGCGAGTTGGGCGCGGTGGCGGTGCTGGATCGCATCGTCGACCGGCTGGGGCTGCCGCTGATGGTCAAGCCCGCCCAGGGCGGTTCCGGCCTCGGCGCCGCCGTGGTCCGGGACGCGGGGTCCCTGCCGGCCGCCATGGTCGGTTGTTTCGCGTACGACCCCACCGCCCTCGTGGAGCGCTACGTGCCCGGCATGGACGTAGCGGTCTCCGTCATCGACCTGGGCGACGGGCCCCAGGCTCTGCCGCCGGTCGAGATCGTGCCGCGCAACGGCGTCTACGACTACGCGGCGCGCTACACCGCCGGCCGGACCACCTGGCACACCCCCGCGCGACTGGAACCGGCCGTCGCCGAGGCGGTGGGCGAGGTGGCGCTGGCCGCCCACGCGGCCCTCGGGCTACGCGACCTCAGCCGGGTGGACCTGATCGTCGACGCGGCCGGACAGCCGCACGTCCTGGAGGTCAACGTCTCCCCGGGGATGACGGAGACCTCGCTGCTGCCACTGGCGGTGCAGGCGGCCGGGCTGGACTTCGGCCGGGTGATCGGTTCCCTGGTCGCCCGCGCCGCAGCTCGCCGCTGA
- a CDS encoding aminotransferase-like domain-containing protein codes for MTGTTLDDYTDRYARRVRGMTASEIRALFAVASRPEVVSLAGGAPYIAALPLDAVGEMLGRLSSEHGATTLQYGIGQGTLELRERICEVMSLSGIDAACGASPDDVVVTVGGQQALDLVARLFLDPGDVVLAEGPTYVGALGVFQAAQAQVVHVPMDEDGLIPEALETAIAEQARAGRRVKFLYTIPTYQNPAGVTLTEERRERVLDICERAGLLVVEDDPYGQLGFEGSAPAPLRARRRHGVFYLSTFSKTFAPGLRVGWILAPHAVRDKLVIASEAQILCPSAYAQAAVSTYLSTMPWREQLKVYQEVYRERRDAMLAALADLMPAGTRWTNPAGGLFVWATLPDGLDSKAMMPRAIAARVAYVPGTGFYADGNGASNIRLNFSFPPPERIREGVRRLAGVMEQDIAMRRVFGTVGGPGTRRGQAGSDTPGPDLA; via the coding sequence ATGACCGGCACGACACTCGACGATTACACCGACCGGTACGCCCGCCGGGTGCGGGGGATGACCGCCTCGGAGATCCGGGCCCTGTTCGCGGTCGCCAGCCGACCGGAGGTCGTCTCCCTGGCCGGTGGTGCCCCGTACATCGCCGCGCTGCCGCTGGACGCGGTGGGTGAGATGCTCGGCCGGCTCAGCAGCGAGCACGGGGCCACCACCCTCCAGTACGGCATCGGCCAGGGCACCCTGGAGCTGCGCGAGCGGATCTGCGAGGTGATGTCCCTCTCCGGCATCGACGCGGCCTGCGGGGCTTCACCGGACGACGTGGTGGTGACCGTCGGAGGGCAGCAGGCCCTCGACCTGGTGGCCCGACTCTTCCTCGACCCGGGTGACGTGGTACTCGCCGAGGGACCGACCTACGTCGGCGCTCTCGGGGTCTTCCAGGCCGCCCAGGCGCAGGTCGTGCACGTACCGATGGACGAGGACGGGCTGATCCCGGAGGCCCTGGAGACGGCCATCGCGGAGCAGGCCCGGGCCGGTCGGCGGGTCAAGTTCCTCTACACGATCCCGACCTACCAGAACCCGGCCGGAGTGACGCTGACCGAGGAGCGCCGGGAGCGGGTGCTGGACATCTGCGAACGGGCCGGTCTGCTGGTGGTCGAGGACGACCCGTACGGTCAGCTGGGTTTCGAGGGGTCGGCCCCCGCACCCCTGCGGGCCCGGCGCCGCCACGGGGTCTTCTACCTCAGCACCTTCTCCAAGACCTTCGCCCCGGGGCTGCGGGTGGGCTGGATCCTGGCCCCACACGCCGTACGCGACAAGCTGGTCATCGCCAGCGAGGCCCAGATCCTCTGCCCCAGCGCGTACGCGCAGGCGGCCGTCAGCACCTACCTGAGCACCATGCCCTGGCGTGAGCAGCTCAAGGTCTACCAGGAGGTCTACCGGGAACGGCGGGACGCGATGCTGGCCGCCCTGGCCGACCTGATGCCGGCCGGGACCAGGTGGACCAACCCGGCCGGTGGCCTCTTCGTCTGGGCCACCCTGCCGGACGGGCTGGACTCGAAGGCGATGATGCCGCGGGCCATCGCCGCCCGGGTCGCCTACGTGCCGGGCACCGGTTTCTACGCCGACGGCAACGGGGCCAGCAACATCCGGCTGAACTTCTCCTTCCCACCCCCGGAGCGGATCCGGGAGGGGGTGCGCCGGCTGGCCGGCGTGATGGAGCAGGACATCGCCATGCGGCGGGTGTTCGGCACGGTTGGCGGGCCGGGCACCCGGCGTGGCCAGGCCGGCTCGGACACCCCGGGACCCGACTTGGCATGA
- a CDS encoding GNAT family N-acetyltransferase — MSRRLVSLTLDTLEDLPRPCRQCVYWELDPVSADRACAAGDPGLEKEAWVSQTLLEWGSCGKLIYVDGMPAGFVMYAPPAYVPRSMAFPTSPVSADAALLMTANVVPAFAGGGLGRMLVQGVARDLTKRGIKAIEAFGDAKFGDAADPAGACVAPADFFLSVGFKTVRPHPRYPRLRLELRTALSWKSDVEYALEKLLGSMSPESLLRPVRPTPATRSTTV, encoded by the coding sequence ATGTCGCGACGTCTGGTCAGCCTGACCCTGGACACCCTGGAGGACCTGCCCCGTCCGTGCCGGCAATGTGTCTACTGGGAGCTGGATCCGGTTTCCGCCGACCGTGCCTGTGCGGCTGGTGACCCTGGCCTGGAGAAGGAGGCCTGGGTCTCGCAGACCCTGCTGGAGTGGGGTTCCTGCGGCAAGCTGATCTACGTCGACGGGATGCCGGCCGGGTTCGTCATGTACGCCCCACCGGCGTACGTGCCCCGTTCGATGGCGTTTCCGACCTCGCCGGTCTCCGCCGACGCGGCGCTGCTGATGACGGCGAACGTGGTTCCCGCCTTCGCCGGCGGCGGGCTGGGCCGGATGCTGGTGCAGGGGGTCGCCCGTGATCTGACCAAGCGGGGGATCAAGGCGATCGAGGCCTTCGGCGATGCCAAGTTCGGTGACGCGGCCGACCCGGCGGGTGCCTGCGTCGCCCCTGCGGACTTCTTCCTCTCGGTCGGCTTCAAGACCGTCCGGCCGCACCCCCGCTATCCCCGTCTGCGTCTGGAACTGCGGACGGCGTTGAGCTGGAAGTCAGACGTGGAGTACGCGCTGGAGAAGCTGCTCGGCTCGATGAGCCCGGAGTCCCTGCTGCGCCCGGTACGCCCCACCCCGGCCACCCGCTCGACCACCGTCTGA
- a CDS encoding N-acetylmuramoyl-L-alanine amidase produces MRPIRPGDRGPAVIEIRAVLTGLDLLSKTTGPYDDEFDAATERAVRAFQQSRGLSVDGRVGAETWRALDAARWRLGARTLYHAVPVPLTGEDVRSLQERLLEMGYDAGRADAIYGIRTSRAVAQFQREVGLTPDGTCGPHTMGALRRLGRKVVGGRPQWLRESDAIRQSGPTLVGRTVVIDPGHGGTDCGVVVPDGPLRWTEADLMHDLASRLEGRLAASGVRVQLTRGPAPETCLPDIDRAHLANSLGADVFVSLHTDEHPNPAAEGVATYHYGTDNGVTSATGERLAGLVQREIVARTGLRDCRTHAKAWDLLRLTRMPAVRIEVGYLTSPTDRARLIEPRFRDTLVEAIVAGVQRMYLPDERDVPTGSLDVSELRAAVAAGNVVD; encoded by the coding sequence GTGCGTCCGATCCGTCCCGGTGACCGGGGACCCGCGGTGATCGAGATCCGTGCGGTACTCACCGGCCTGGACCTCCTCTCCAAGACCACCGGCCCGTACGACGACGAGTTCGACGCCGCCACCGAGCGGGCGGTACGGGCCTTCCAGCAGTCCCGAGGGCTCAGCGTCGACGGTCGGGTCGGCGCCGAGACCTGGCGGGCCCTGGACGCCGCCCGCTGGCGCCTGGGGGCCCGCACCCTCTACCACGCGGTGCCGGTGCCGCTCACCGGTGAGGATGTCCGGTCGCTGCAGGAACGACTCCTGGAGATGGGGTACGACGCCGGCCGAGCCGACGCCATCTACGGCATCCGTACCTCCCGGGCGGTGGCCCAGTTCCAGCGGGAGGTGGGGTTGACCCCGGACGGCACCTGCGGCCCGCACACCATGGGGGCGCTACGCCGACTCGGCCGCAAGGTGGTCGGCGGTCGACCCCAGTGGCTGCGCGAATCCGACGCCATCCGGCAGTCCGGTCCCACCCTGGTCGGCCGGACGGTGGTCATCGACCCGGGCCACGGCGGCACCGACTGCGGGGTGGTCGTACCCGACGGGCCCCTGCGGTGGACCGAGGCGGACCTGATGCACGACCTGGCCAGCCGGCTCGAGGGTCGGCTCGCCGCCTCCGGGGTCCGGGTGCAGCTCACCCGAGGGCCGGCGCCGGAGACCTGCCTGCCCGACATCGACCGGGCGCATCTGGCCAACTCCCTCGGCGCGGACGTGTTCGTCTCCCTGCACACCGACGAGCACCCCAATCCGGCTGCCGAGGGGGTCGCCACCTACCACTACGGCACCGACAACGGGGTCACCTCGGCCACCGGGGAACGGCTGGCCGGGCTGGTGCAGCGGGAGATCGTGGCCCGCACCGGGCTGCGGGACTGCCGTACCCACGCCAAGGCATGGGACCTGCTGCGACTCACCCGGATGCCGGCGGTACGCATCGAGGTCGGCTACCTGACCTCACCGACGGATCGCGCCCGGCTGATCGAACCCCGGTTCCGGGACACCCTGGTCGAGGCGATCGTGGCGGGGGTGCAACGGATGTACCTACCGGACGAACGGGACGTACCGACCGGATCCCTCGATGTCAGTGAACTGCGGGCCGCCGTGGCCGCCGGAAACGTGGTCGACTGA
- the trxA gene encoding thioredoxin has translation MGATKSVTDASFVVDVLQSDKPVLVDFWAEWCGPCRKVSPLLEEIAGEMGDQVSIVKLNIDENPETARAYRVMSVPTLTVFKNGQPVQSIAGAKPKGELVKLIQSAL, from the coding sequence GTGGGAGCAACCAAGTCGGTCACCGACGCTAGTTTCGTTGTCGACGTACTCCAGTCCGACAAGCCGGTCTTGGTGGACTTCTGGGCCGAATGGTGCGGACCGTGCCGCAAGGTGTCGCCGCTGCTGGAGGAGATCGCCGGCGAGATGGGCGACCAGGTCAGCATCGTCAAGCTCAACATCGACGAGAACCCGGAGACGGCCCGCGCCTACCGGGTGATGTCGGTGCCGACCCTCACCGTGTTCAAGAACGGCCAGCCGGTGCAGTCGATCGCCGGCGCCAAGCCCAAGGGCGAGCTGGTCAAGCTCATCCAGTCGGCCCTCTGA
- the trxB gene encoding thioredoxin-disulfide reductase, which produces MDEVRNLIIIGSGPAGYTAAVYAARANLKPLIIEGVQSGGALMTTTEVENFPGFADGILGPELMDNMRKQAERFGAEFLTDDVTRVELTDTGHPGAVSTVWVGESAYRARAVILATGSAWRPLGVPGEQEYLGHGVSSCATCDGFFFRNQHIVVVGGGDSAMEEADFLTRFAESVTIIHRRDSFRASKIMAERALSNDKIKVEWNTVVEEILGADGKVTGARVRNVHTGETKVLDVTGVFVAIGHDPRSELFRGQVEMDDEGYVKVEAPSTRTNIPGVFAAGDLVDHTYRQAITAAGTGCAAALDAERFIATLPQG; this is translated from the coding sequence GTGGACGAGGTCCGCAACCTCATCATCATCGGCTCCGGGCCGGCCGGCTACACCGCGGCGGTCTACGCCGCCCGGGCCAACCTCAAGCCTTTGATCATCGAGGGCGTCCAGTCCGGCGGCGCGCTGATGACCACCACCGAGGTGGAGAACTTCCCCGGCTTCGCGGACGGCATTCTCGGCCCCGAGCTGATGGACAACATGCGCAAGCAGGCCGAGCGGTTCGGCGCGGAGTTCCTCACCGATGACGTCACCCGGGTCGAGTTGACCGACACCGGCCACCCGGGCGCGGTGAGCACGGTCTGGGTCGGCGAGAGCGCCTACCGGGCCCGGGCGGTCATCCTCGCCACCGGCTCCGCCTGGCGTCCGCTGGGCGTACCGGGTGAGCAGGAGTACCTGGGCCACGGCGTCTCCTCCTGCGCCACCTGCGACGGCTTCTTCTTCCGTAACCAGCACATCGTGGTGGTCGGCGGCGGTGACTCCGCGATGGAGGAGGCCGACTTCCTCACCCGTTTCGCCGAGTCGGTGACCATCATCCACCGCCGGGACTCCTTCCGGGCCAGCAAGATCATGGCCGAGCGGGCGCTGAGCAACGACAAGATCAAGGTCGAGTGGAACACCGTGGTGGAGGAGATCCTCGGCGCGGACGGCAAGGTCACCGGAGCCCGGGTCCGCAATGTGCACACCGGCGAGACCAAGGTGCTCGACGTCACCGGCGTCTTCGTGGCGATCGGCCACGACCCCCGCAGCGAACTGTTCCGCGGGCAGGTGGAGATGGACGACGAGGGGTACGTGAAGGTCGAGGCACCGAGCACCCGGACCAACATCCCGGGTGTCTTCGCCGCCGGTGACCTGGTCGACCACACCTACCGGCAGGCCATCACCGCAGCCGGCACCGGTTGCGCCGCCGCACTCGACGCAGAACGCTTCATCGCCACGCTGCCCCAGGGCTGA
- the sigM gene encoding RNA polymerase sigma factor SigM, which produces MATARGGAGSGRTGAAAVDATVNDLDLLRAHVAGDRHAFGVLFQRHRDRLWAVALRTLGDREEAADALQDAMLSAHRAADRFRADAAVTTWLHRIVVNACLDRIRRRQAHPTVPLPDGTREPREGHGTGGVEPAAPVRDHDTALTVRAALATLPVEQRAALILVDVQGYPVAEVALILGVAEGTVKSRCARGRARLAVLLGNLRTGSDEPAPEVPAVTGGNPGARRGVRSGSGRSWGPDVDQEEA; this is translated from the coding sequence ATGGCGACAGCGAGGGGCGGTGCCGGTTCCGGCCGGACGGGTGCAGCGGCGGTGGACGCGACGGTCAACGACCTCGACCTGCTGCGCGCCCATGTGGCCGGTGATCGCCATGCCTTCGGTGTGCTGTTCCAACGGCACCGGGACCGGCTCTGGGCGGTCGCCCTGCGTACCCTGGGCGACCGCGAGGAGGCCGCCGACGCCCTCCAGGACGCCATGCTGTCGGCGCACCGGGCGGCCGACCGGTTCCGCGCCGACGCGGCCGTCACCACCTGGCTGCACCGGATCGTGGTGAACGCCTGCCTGGACCGGATCCGTCGGCGTCAGGCCCATCCGACCGTGCCGCTGCCCGACGGCACCCGGGAGCCGCGTGAGGGGCACGGCACCGGCGGGGTCGAGCCGGCCGCACCCGTACGCGACCACGACACCGCCCTGACCGTCCGGGCGGCCCTGGCCACCCTGCCGGTCGAGCAGCGGGCCGCGCTGATCCTGGTGGACGTGCAGGGCTACCCGGTGGCCGAGGTGGCCCTGATCCTCGGCGTGGCCGAGGGGACGGTCAAAAGTCGGTGCGCCCGCGGTCGGGCCCGGCTGGCGGTGCTCCTCGGCAACCTGCGAACCGGGAGTGACGAGCCGGCCCCGGAAGTGCCGGCGGTCACCGGAGGGAACCCGGGAGCCCGGCGGGGCGTCCGATCGGGGTCAGGACGGTCCTGGGGGCCGGATGTCGACCAGGAGGAAGCGTGA
- a CDS encoding protein kinase family protein yields MPSSAGPSIDKITEGGRVTQVGEGQDADETTPPVMTFGAPTTGEVLAERYELVEHINNDSAGRLVWRGVDVVLRRPVAVVMRYPGGDSATEMLQAAVAASRVIHPNLVGVYDAIDEAERAYVVREWVDGQSLRELVSDGPLDAARATAVGNAVASALAAVHATGMVHGNVHPGTVMISDDGRVVLADARTDGADSQENDVRAVGGLLYFALTGYWPHTEAPLRGATAGHGRAGIPDAVRDANGTAAAPRQVRAGVPAYLDDLTMDLLDADIAPPSSDVLAAELARLDVPEDDYLDTHGPLRFAAETGEEPSPLAAAGGRKVALGIAGLLAVALVGLLIGISTLGGDEDEPQTSPVAAPSSSAPLSEEPAPPPVRDLKISAARIIDPDSRDRAEVRDAEKVFDGDKDEGWSTQTYRGASNFGNYKRGMGVWIDLGGEHTIKSVQVNLSDTGASAELLTGTIDQPSTNKGDDEILKAYKKNPIGQPFEAHDGTTMTFNGFDADKKYRYLLFWITDLPPNGSGYKVGVNEITVQGS; encoded by the coding sequence ATGCCCAGCAGCGCGGGTCCATCGATCGACAAGATCACCGAGGGAGGACGGGTGACCCAGGTCGGCGAGGGTCAGGACGCGGACGAGACCACTCCGCCCGTCATGACCTTCGGTGCTCCGACGACCGGTGAGGTCCTCGCCGAGCGTTACGAACTGGTCGAGCACATCAACAACGACAGTGCCGGCCGGTTGGTGTGGCGTGGGGTCGATGTCGTGCTGCGCCGTCCCGTAGCGGTCGTGATGCGCTACCCGGGTGGCGATTCCGCCACCGAGATGCTCCAGGCCGCGGTCGCGGCCAGTCGGGTCATCCACCCCAATCTCGTCGGGGTCTACGACGCGATCGACGAGGCCGAGCGGGCCTACGTGGTACGCGAGTGGGTCGATGGCCAGTCGCTGCGGGAGCTGGTCTCCGACGGCCCCCTGGACGCCGCGCGGGCCACCGCGGTCGGCAACGCCGTCGCCAGCGCTCTGGCGGCCGTGCACGCCACCGGCATGGTGCACGGCAACGTGCACCCGGGCACCGTGATGATCAGCGATGACGGCCGGGTGGTGCTGGCGGACGCCCGTACCGACGGCGCCGACAGCCAGGAGAACGACGTCCGAGCGGTCGGCGGCCTCCTCTACTTCGCCCTGACCGGCTACTGGCCGCACACCGAGGCTCCGCTGCGGGGCGCCACCGCCGGGCACGGCCGGGCGGGGATCCCCGACGCGGTGCGGGACGCCAACGGTACGGCGGCGGCTCCCCGTCAGGTCCGGGCCGGGGTGCCGGCCTACCTGGACGACCTCACGATGGACCTGCTCGACGCCGACATCGCCCCGCCCTCCTCGGACGTCCTGGCGGCCGAACTGGCCCGGCTCGACGTGCCCGAGGACGACTACCTGGACACCCACGGTCCGCTGCGCTTCGCCGCCGAGACCGGCGAGGAGCCCTCGCCCCTGGCCGCCGCCGGGGGCCGAAAGGTCGCCCTCGGCATCGCGGGTCTGTTGGCGGTAGCCCTGGTGGGACTGCTCATCGGCATCAGCACCCTCGGCGGCGACGAGGACGAGCCGCAGACCAGTCCGGTCGCCGCCCCCAGTTCCAGCGCCCCGCTGAGCGAGGAACCGGCGCCGCCGCCGGTCCGGGATTTGAAGATCAGTGCGGCCCGGATCATCGATCCGGACAGCCGGGACCGGGCCGAGGTCCGCGACGCCGAGAAGGTGTTCGACGGCGACAAGGACGAGGGCTGGTCCACCCAGACCTACCGTGGGGCCAGCAACTTCGGCAACTACAAGCGCGGCATGGGGGTCTGGATCGACCTGGGTGGCGAGCACACCATCAAGTCGGTCCAGGTGAACCTCTCCGACACCGGGGCCTCCGCGGAGCTGCTCACCGGCACCATCGACCAGCCCTCGACCAACAAGGGCGACGACGAGATCCTCAAGGCGTACAAGAAGAACCCGATCGGTCAGCCCTTCGAGGCGCACGACGGCACGACGATGACCTTCAACGGCTTCGACGCCGACAAGAAGTACCGCTACCTGCTGTTCTGGATCACCGACCTGCCCCCGAACGGCAGTGGCTACAAGGTCGGGGTCAACGAGATCACGGTCCAGGGGTCATGA
- the murJ gene encoding murein biosynthesis integral membrane protein MurJ, producing MSGGLYRSANAQQGGAPGGRPGDGATFISADPLNQPAAESVAPPPEQVAESSAATNSAVMAIGSLVSRGTGFLRTLAITAALGSAIGDAYTTAQILPGMVYEFLLGGILTSVLIPVLVRRRKFDPDGGQAYTQRLLTLAVVALGAAALLAVAMAPVLTWLYASDEAPADYQALVTSLARLMLPMIFFTGLSALISAVLNTRGHFAAPMWAPILNNIVVIATAGLYIAIFSTDILAPDEMTTGRILLIGGGTLLGVAVQAAGLLPALRKVGFRWRFRFDFRALGLGELGRLGAWMFCYVAVSQIGLIVVFNLLSRTSGQAAGALIYNNVFLLLMMAHGIIAVSIITALMPRMSAAAADGRFADLAADLSRGTRTVSAVLAPIAICYAVLATPIAFTLFRWGAFTDENARATAPVLLFAALALVPFAVSQLFTFAFYALPDTRTPALINIPVVALRALVQIGLFAAFSASFAASGMMIGNTISYLAAAIASAWLLRPKVGRIGLGGIVRTLGRVAVAALGAALVGLLVVALLPGGDTPTRLEALVQLVVGGAVIGGTYLGLAMVLRISEITDVVAMVRRRLGR from the coding sequence ATGAGCGGCGGGCTCTACCGCAGCGCCAACGCCCAGCAGGGCGGTGCGCCCGGCGGCCGGCCGGGTGACGGCGCGACGTTCATCTCCGCCGATCCCCTCAACCAGCCCGCCGCCGAGTCGGTCGCCCCACCCCCGGAGCAGGTGGCCGAGAGCAGCGCCGCGACCAACAGCGCGGTCATGGCCATCGGCAGCCTGGTCAGCCGGGGTACGGGTTTCCTGCGTACCTTGGCGATCACCGCCGCGCTCGGTTCGGCGATCGGTGACGCGTACACCACCGCTCAGATCCTGCCCGGGATGGTGTACGAGTTCCTGCTCGGCGGCATCCTCACCAGCGTGCTGATCCCGGTGCTGGTGCGTCGGCGCAAGTTCGACCCGGACGGCGGCCAGGCGTACACCCAGCGGTTGCTCACCCTGGCGGTGGTCGCCCTCGGCGCGGCGGCCCTGCTGGCGGTCGCCATGGCACCGGTGCTCACCTGGTTGTACGCCAGCGACGAGGCACCGGCCGACTACCAGGCGCTGGTCACCTCCCTGGCCCGGTTGATGCTGCCGATGATCTTCTTCACCGGCCTGAGTGCGCTGATCAGCGCGGTACTCAACACCCGGGGGCACTTCGCCGCCCCGATGTGGGCACCGATCCTGAACAACATCGTGGTGATCGCCACCGCCGGCCTCTACATCGCGATCTTCAGCACGGACATCCTCGCCCCGGACGAGATGACCACCGGGCGGATCCTGCTGATCGGCGGCGGCACCCTGCTGGGGGTGGCCGTCCAGGCCGCCGGGTTGCTGCCCGCCCTGCGCAAGGTCGGCTTCCGGTGGCGGTTCCGGTTCGACTTCCGGGCCCTGGGGCTGGGCGAGCTGGGCCGGCTGGGCGCCTGGATGTTCTGTTACGTGGCGGTCAGCCAGATCGGGCTGATCGTGGTGTTCAACCTGCTGAGCCGCACCAGCGGGCAGGCCGCCGGGGCACTGATCTACAACAACGTGTTCCTGTTGCTGATGATGGCGCACGGCATCATCGCCGTCTCGATCATCACCGCCCTGATGCCCCGGATGAGCGCCGCCGCCGCAGACGGCCGGTTCGCCGACCTGGCGGCCGACCTGTCCCGGGGCACCCGCACGGTCTCCGCGGTACTGGCCCCGATCGCGATCTGCTACGCCGTGCTGGCCACCCCGATCGCCTTCACCCTGTTCCGGTGGGGGGCCTTCACCGACGAGAACGCCCGGGCGACCGCCCCGGTGCTGTTGTTCGCCGCCTTGGCGCTGGTGCCCTTCGCGGTGAGTCAGCTGTTCACCTTCGCCTTCTACGCGCTGCCGGACACCCGCACCCCGGCTCTGATCAACATCCCGGTGGTGGCGCTGCGGGCGCTGGTGCAGATCGGACTGTTCGCGGCCTTCTCGGCCAGCTTCGCGGCCTCCGGGATGATGATCGGCAACACGATCTCGTACCTGGCCGCCGCGATCGCCTCCGCCTGGCTGCTGCGGCCGAAGGTGGGTCGGATCGGGCTGGGCGGCATCGTGCGCACCCTGGGGAGGGTGGCGGTGGCCGCCCTCGGTGCCGCCCTGGTCGGCCTGCTGGTGGTAGCTCTGCTGCCCGGTGGCGACACGCCGACCCGCCTGGAGGCCCTCGTCCAACTGGTGGTGGGCGGCGCGGTGATCGGTGGTACCTATCTAGGTCTGGCGATGGTCCTGCGGATCTCCGAGATCACCGATGTGGTCGCCATGGTCCGGCGCCGACTCGGACGCTGA